The following coding sequences lie in one Niabella agricola genomic window:
- the dacB gene encoding D-alanyl-D-alanine carboxypeptidase/D-alanyl-D-alanine endopeptidase gives MQRLLFLGILLGWTTVQGQVAQKLATAMDAFNADAQLKYALSSLYVVDAATGDIVYDQNSKVGMATASTEKIVTAATAFDVLGAGYRYETRFGIVKTPGGKSLYIEPSGDPSLASWRWPETKDSAFLARLKAALQAEGIRELRNVVIYTGKWGDETIPEGWIWQDLGNYYGAGAQALNWRENQFDLVLKSGAALGSAVSVVKTVPYLYDYRITSLATAAEKNSGDNSTLFYPSMGRQTGVLRGTIPAGQNGFVVSGSIYDPANQFVKTVINSLKSTVRFSGNVVTTTNKEAKEVHWFYTNSSPELSKIIYWFLRKSINLYGEALLRTVGLNRKGMATTDNGIAAVQEHWKTRGVDVDELHLYDGSGLSPQNRITTRAQVAILKYAREQSWFADYYEGFPLYNDMKMKSGTINRVKGFSGYQKSKDGKDYIFSFLVNNYNGSQLALVRKMYKVLDELK, from the coding sequence ATGCAACGTTTACTTTTTCTAGGAATACTGCTGGGATGGACCACGGTGCAGGGGCAGGTAGCTCAGAAACTTGCAACGGCAATGGACGCCTTTAACGCGGATGCGCAGTTGAAGTATGCATTAAGTTCGCTATATGTGGTTGATGCTGCAACGGGAGATATCGTTTATGATCAGAATAGTAAGGTGGGCATGGCAACGGCGTCTACGGAGAAGATTGTAACAGCGGCTACAGCGTTTGATGTACTGGGCGCCGGTTACCGGTACGAAACCCGGTTTGGAATTGTAAAAACGCCCGGCGGCAAAAGTCTGTACATTGAGCCATCCGGTGATCCCAGTTTGGCCAGCTGGCGATGGCCGGAAACAAAGGACAGTGCTTTCCTGGCAAGGCTTAAAGCCGCATTGCAGGCGGAGGGCATCCGGGAACTCAGGAATGTGGTGATTTATACCGGGAAATGGGGCGATGAAACCATTCCTGAAGGATGGATCTGGCAGGACCTGGGAAATTATTATGGTGCCGGCGCACAGGCGCTCAACTGGCGGGAGAACCAGTTTGACCTGGTGTTGAAATCGGGGGCTGCGTTGGGCAGCGCGGTTTCGGTAGTAAAAACAGTACCGTATCTCTACGATTACCGGATCACTTCACTGGCCACAGCTGCTGAAAAGAATTCAGGAGACAACAGCACGTTGTTTTACCCTTCAATGGGCCGTCAAACGGGTGTGCTCAGGGGAACGATCCCTGCCGGGCAGAACGGGTTTGTGGTATCCGGATCGATTTATGATCCTGCTAACCAATTTGTAAAAACGGTGATTAATAGTTTAAAAAGTACCGTTCGCTTTTCCGGAAATGTTGTAACGACAACAAATAAGGAGGCAAAGGAGGTGCATTGGTTTTACACAAACAGTTCGCCGGAACTCTCAAAGATCATTTACTGGTTTTTGCGCAAAAGCATTAATCTTTACGGTGAAGCGTTATTACGAACGGTAGGGCTAAACCGTAAGGGAATGGCTACTACCGATAATGGAATAGCGGCCGTGCAGGAACACTGGAAAACAAGGGGGGTGGATGTGGATGAACTGCATTTGTATGACGGATCGGGCCTGTCGCCTCAAAACAGGATCACCACAAGGGCACAGGTTGCTATTTTAAAATACGCCCGGGAACAGTCCTGGTTTGCGGACTATTACGAAGGCTTCCCACTATATAACGATATGAAGATGAAAAGCGGCACCATTAACCGGGTGAAAGGCTTTTCAGGCTATCAAAAGTCAAAAGATGGGAAGGACTACATTTTCTCGTTTCTTGTAAATAACTATAACGGAAGCCAGCTGGCCCTGGTCCGGAAAATGTACAAAGTGCTGGATGAGCTGAAGTAG
- a CDS encoding LuxE/PaaK family acyltransferase produces MELETLKESLFSVDPAGFEALAKEVFLFQYQHNEIYRSYVNAIGCSVPSVSRLQDIPFLPIRFFKTHAVTATSFEPELYFESSGTTGTVNSRHLVKEAALYTRSFTRAFELFYGPAADFCILGLLPSYLERGHSSLVFMVDRLIRDSKHPQSGFYLHDFESLAQTLQQLEEQGQKTLLIGVTYALLDFAEQFPRALQHTIVMETGGMKGRRRELIRAEVHDRLNQHLGTTAIHSEYGMTELLSQAYSKGAGIFDTPAWMRMALREEEDPLSVITGPGRGVLNVIDLANIYSCSFIATDDLGIVHANGTFEVLGRRDNSDIRGCSLLAL; encoded by the coding sequence ATGGAATTGGAAACATTAAAAGAGTCGCTATTTTCCGTGGATCCGGCTGGGTTCGAAGCCCTTGCAAAAGAGGTGTTTCTGTTTCAATATCAGCATAACGAAATTTACCGTAGTTATGTCAACGCTATCGGTTGCAGCGTACCGTCGGTGTCCCGGCTGCAGGATATCCCGTTCCTGCCGATCCGTTTTTTTAAAACACATGCGGTGACCGCTACCTCTTTTGAGCCGGAATTGTACTTTGAAAGCAGTGGCACTACCGGCACGGTCAACAGCAGGCACCTGGTAAAAGAGGCGGCCTTGTATACCAGAAGTTTTACAAGAGCCTTTGAGTTGTTTTACGGACCGGCTGCGGACTTCTGTATCCTGGGTTTACTGCCTTCTTACCTGGAACGGGGGCATTCTTCACTGGTGTTTATGGTAGACCGGTTGATACGGGATAGTAAACATCCGCAAAGTGGTTTTTACCTTCATGATTTTGAATCCCTGGCTCAAACGTTGCAGCAGCTGGAGGAGCAGGGGCAAAAGACCCTGCTCATTGGGGTAACGTATGCGCTGCTTGATTTTGCAGAACAGTTTCCCCGGGCACTGCAACATACGATCGTTATGGAAACAGGTGGCATGAAAGGACGGAGGCGTGAGCTGATCCGCGCCGAAGTGCACGACCGGTTAAACCAACATCTTGGTACGACAGCCATTCATTCCGAATACGGGATGACGGAGTTGCTGTCGCAAGCCTATTCGAAAGGAGCAGGGATCTTTGATACGCCTGCTTGGATGCGAATGGCGCTGAGAGAAGAAGAAGATCCGCTTTCGGTGATTACCGGGCCCGGCCGCGGGGTACTAAATGTGATTGACCTTGCCAATATATATTCCTGCAGCTTTATTGCTACAGACGATCTGGGCATTGTACATGCAAACGGAACCTTTGAAGTATTGGGCAGGCGGGATAACAGCGATATCCGTGGCTGTAGCCTGTTGGCACTTTAA
- the mgrA gene encoding L-glyceraldehyde 3-phosphate reductase, which translates to MKFNPSRYTEMQYRRCGVSGLKLPAISLGLWHNFGDVDDEKVYRKTLHSAFDAGITHFDLANNYGPPPGSAETNFGKILHTDFKHHRDELIISTKAGYTMWEGPYGDWGSKKYLVSSLDQSLKRMKLDYVDIFYHHRPDPETPLEETMGALDLIVRQGKALYAGISNYRKEEAAKAFKILKKLGTPCIIHQPKYSMFERWVEDGLLDLLEKEGVGCIPFSPLAQGLLTNRYLKGIPKNSRAAKKHGFLQKDQITSERLQQILELNALAMERGQSLAQMALAWLLKDPRVTSVLVGASSSAQLLDSVSCLKNSTFNQEELNQISRILSGAQ; encoded by the coding sequence ATGAAATTTAATCCATCGCGTTATACTGAAATGCAATACCGCAGATGCGGGGTGTCTGGCTTAAAACTACCGGCAATTTCGCTGGGGCTATGGCATAACTTTGGTGATGTGGATGACGAAAAAGTGTATCGTAAAACCCTGCATAGTGCGTTTGATGCTGGTATCACCCATTTCGACCTGGCAAACAATTATGGTCCGCCTCCGGGATCTGCAGAAACCAATTTTGGGAAGATCCTGCATACGGATTTCAAACACCACCGGGATGAATTGATCATTTCTACAAAGGCAGGGTATACTATGTGGGAGGGGCCTTACGGGGACTGGGGATCTAAAAAATACCTGGTATCGAGCCTGGATCAAAGCCTGAAACGCATGAAGCTGGACTATGTGGATATATTTTATCACCACCGGCCGGATCCGGAAACGCCGCTGGAAGAAACAATGGGTGCGCTGGACCTGATCGTACGGCAAGGCAAGGCCCTGTATGCCGGCATTTCCAATTACCGGAAGGAAGAAGCAGCGAAAGCGTTTAAGATACTGAAAAAACTGGGAACCCCCTGTATCATCCATCAACCCAAGTACTCCATGTTCGAGCGCTGGGTAGAAGACGGACTGCTGGACCTGCTGGAAAAAGAGGGGGTTGGCTGCATTCCTTTTTCGCCCCTCGCCCAGGGATTGCTCACCAACCGCTATCTGAAGGGCATTCCCAAAAACTCTAGAGCCGCAAAAAAACATGGCTTTCTTCAAAAGGACCAGATCACAAGCGAACGGCTGCAACAGATCCTGGAGCTGAATGCGCTGGCAATGGAAAGGGGACAAAGCCTGGCCCAAATGGCACTGGCCTGGTTGCTGAAAGACCCCAGGGTTACCTCGGTATTGGTAGGGGCCAGCAGCAGCGCGCAACTCCTGGACTCTGTAAGTTGTTTGAAAAATAGTACCTTTAACCAAGAAGAGCTGAATCAGATATCCCGTATTTTGAGCGGGGCACAGTAG